A portion of the Candidatus Poseidoniia archaeon genome contains these proteins:
- a CDS encoding sulfotransferase → MLPNLFLAGFPKAGTTSLFSWLAAHPEVCGARPKEPGHFLPLRWGDPLPPPDYARNFAHARSERWRLDGTPGYGYGGAAVAEAIRAVAPDAHVILLLREPVGRAFSYYRYRQSQGRLTGVAFSDYVDRCLALPEAELERRENQDLFGVAGGCYARWLPEWQATCVDALRVEFFDTLVADRDALLAGICNWLDLDAGGIPLAQTGAENVSLLYRSRAVQRLAIAVDHGCAPLWRWAPWSKRLLSGAHRLLNAKPHPAVLDDASRRQLEEYYAPHNRALAQLLGDRELPGWLA, encoded by the coding sequence GTGCTGCCAAATCTGTTCCTCGCCGGCTTCCCCAAGGCGGGCACGACCTCGCTCTTCAGCTGGCTCGCTGCGCATCCCGAAGTATGCGGCGCGCGCCCCAAGGAGCCAGGTCACTTCCTGCCGCTGCGCTGGGGCGACCCGCTCCCGCCGCCGGATTACGCGCGCAACTTCGCGCACGCGCGAAGTGAGCGGTGGCGGCTCGACGGCACCCCCGGCTACGGCTACGGCGGCGCGGCTGTCGCGGAGGCGATTCGCGCCGTGGCGCCCGACGCGCACGTCATCCTGCTGCTGCGCGAGCCGGTCGGCCGCGCCTTCTCGTACTACCGCTACCGGCAGTCGCAGGGTCGCCTGACGGGGGTCGCCTTCAGCGACTACGTCGACCGCTGCCTCGCGCTCCCGGAGGCGGAGCTGGAGCGGCGCGAAAATCAGGATTTGTTCGGCGTCGCCGGCGGCTGCTACGCGCGCTGGCTGCCGGAGTGGCAGGCCACCTGCGTCGACGCGCTGCGGGTCGAGTTCTTCGACACGCTGGTCGCCGACCGCGACGCGCTGCTCGCGGGCATCTGTAACTGGCTCGACCTTGACGCCGGAGGGATTCCGCTGGCGCAAACGGGCGCCGAGAACGTCTCGCTGCTCTACCGCAGCCGCGCGGTGCAGCGGCTGGCGATTGCGGTCGACCACGGCTGCGCGCCGCTCTGGCGCTGGGCACCGTGGAGCAAGCGGCTGCTGTCGGGCGCGCACCGGCTGCTGAACGCGAAACCGCACCCCGCCGTACTCGACGACGCGAGCCGGCGCCAGCTCGAGGAGTATTACGCGCCGCACAACCGCGCGCTGGCGCAATTGTTGGGCGACCGCGAGCTGCCGGGGTGGCTCGCATGA
- a CDS encoding oligosaccharide flippase family protein gives MATSRKVMLLFTVENLNAILGWAAIMLVARRMGAGALGELGYALSLVGGFTFIAFLGFRMAHVKRVSEGMDLGKCTGTFLAVRVGLLALMLAVFGLAYWAWTGLLGKQLYDIQTEGMLGTILAYYVVFLLTGVMVATFTGRQEGARVAVPNLLGTSLRSLLMIFAALSGLGVIWLARSYLLGALVIALVSLWYFRDYPVSRPDRETFRSYSTYALPVAITSIFAVLRTHLDKLLIGIFWAAEDVGLYFGVQRIALFIGALALSLEGMLLPSVSQLHARGGTRAAASSIIRAERYTALVAIPVVLLTVIWAEEVILVFISREFLPATRVLQLLALVALMRILNRPWSIALRGADRPALTTRVNLATGMLSVLLMLLLVPRSIPQLGLDDLPGLGGEGAALALLGPELLAGVWLRWYCYRELALPPSRQVLRQLAAALLVAALFWQLDPLLAVERWFELFGLVALGGLLYYCLLAVIGGLKWADIHFAWDVLNPGAMGRYLRDELRR, from the coding sequence GTGGCGACCTCCCGCAAGGTGATGCTGCTCTTCACGGTCGAGAACCTCAATGCCATCCTGGGGTGGGCCGCCATCATGCTGGTCGCGCGCCGCATGGGTGCTGGCGCGCTGGGGGAACTCGGCTACGCGCTCTCGCTCGTCGGGGGCTTCACCTTCATCGCCTTCCTCGGCTTCCGCATGGCGCACGTCAAGCGCGTCTCCGAGGGGATGGACCTCGGCAAGTGCACCGGCACCTTCCTCGCCGTGCGGGTGGGCCTGCTGGCGCTGATGCTGGCAGTTTTCGGCCTCGCGTACTGGGCCTGGACCGGACTGCTCGGCAAGCAGCTCTACGACATCCAGACCGAGGGCATGCTCGGGACCATCCTCGCCTACTACGTCGTGTTCCTGCTGACGGGGGTGATGGTTGCGACCTTTACCGGCCGGCAGGAAGGCGCGCGCGTGGCGGTGCCGAACCTGCTCGGCACTTCGCTGCGGTCGCTGCTGATGATTTTCGCCGCGCTCTCGGGGCTGGGCGTAATCTGGCTGGCGCGCTCGTACCTGCTCGGCGCGCTGGTGATTGCGCTGGTCTCGCTCTGGTACTTTCGCGACTACCCGGTTTCGCGCCCCGACCGCGAAACCTTCCGCTCCTACTCGACCTACGCGCTGCCGGTCGCCATCACCTCTATCTTCGCGGTGCTGCGGACGCACCTCGACAAGCTGCTGATTGGTATCTTCTGGGCCGCCGAGGACGTTGGGCTCTATTTCGGCGTCCAGCGCATCGCGCTCTTCATCGGGGCGCTGGCGCTCTCGCTAGAGGGGATGCTGCTGCCGTCGGTCTCGCAGCTCCACGCTCGCGGCGGGACGCGGGCGGCCGCCAGCAGCATCATCCGCGCCGAGCGGTATACTGCGCTGGTCGCGATTCCGGTCGTGCTGCTGACCGTCATCTGGGCCGAGGAAGTCATCCTGGTCTTCATCAGCCGCGAGTTCCTCCCCGCGACGCGCGTCCTGCAATTGCTGGCGCTGGTGGCGCTGATGCGCATCCTGAACCGCCCGTGGTCGATTGCGCTACGCGGCGCCGACCGCCCAGCCCTGACAACGCGCGTCAACCTCGCCACCGGTATGCTCTCGGTGCTGCTGATGCTCCTGCTCGTCCCGCGGAGCATTCCGCAGCTCGGCCTCGATGACCTGCCGGGGCTGGGCGGCGAAGGCGCGGCGCTGGCGCTGCTCGGGCCGGAGCTGCTGGCGGGCGTCTGGCTGCGCTGGTATTGCTACCGCGAGCTGGCGCTGCCGCCCTCACGGCAGGTGCTGCGGCAGCTGGCGGCGGCGCTGCTGGTGGCGGCGCTATTCTGGCAGCTCGACCCGTTGCTGGCGGTCGAGCGCTGGTTCGAGCTTTTCGGCCTCGTAGCGTTGGGCGGGCTGCTCTACTACTGCCTGCTGGCGGTCATCGGCGGACTGAAGTGGGCGGACATCCACTTCGCGTGGGACGTACTCAACCCCGGCGCGATGGGGCGCTACCTGCGCGACGAGCTAAGGCGCTAG
- the rpl7ae gene encoding 50S ribosomal protein L7Ae: MANPIYVTYEAPKELSEKAYLAVEAARDTGKVHKGANEVTKRVERSQAKLVVMALDISPPEIMAHMPMLCAEKQIPYTYVPSREELGKASGLKVPTAAVAISDVGKKKASLTEVTKAISEAQKA; the protein is encoded by the coding sequence ATGGCAAACCCGATTTACGTAACGTATGAGGCTCCCAAGGAGTTGAGCGAGAAGGCGTATCTGGCCGTCGAGGCCGCACGCGACACCGGCAAGGTCCACAAGGGCGCCAATGAAGTCACGAAGCGCGTCGAGCGCAGCCAGGCCAAGCTGGTCGTGATGGCGCTCGACATCAGCCCGCCCGAAATCATGGCGCACATGCCGATGCTCTGCGCTGAGAAGCAGATACCCTACACCTACGTCCCCTCCCGCGAGGAGCTGGGCAAGGCGTCCGGCCTCAAGGTTCCGACCGCTGCGGTAGCGATTTCCGATGTCGGCAAGAAGAAGGCGTCGCTGACCGAAGTCACGAAGGCGATTAGCGAAGCGCAGAAGGCATGA
- a CDS encoding 50S ribosomal protein L24e, translating into MAELRNCSFCDKRILPGTGMIYVRKTGQTFDFCSSKCRRNLIELKRVPGRTEWTGKARKAKK; encoded by the coding sequence ATGGCTGAGCTGCGAAACTGTTCTTTCTGCGATAAGCGCATACTGCCCGGAACGGGAATGATCTACGTCCGCAAGACCGGCCAGACCTTCGATTTCTGCAGCTCCAAGTGCCGCCGGAACCTGATTGAGCTGAAGCGGGTTCCGGGGCGCACCGAGTGGACCGGGAAGGCCCGCAAGGCGAAGAAATGA
- a CDS encoding acetyltransferase has translation MTHYDVFNGDADGICALQQLRLARPRTATLVTGVKRDNALLARVDAGAGDTVTVLDVSYRRNGDDVERLLAAGARIRYIDHHDPGAVAEHPRLETHIDTAPRMSTGLIVDRLLGGAHHRWAIVSAFGDNHLRLATRLCADAGLSDDETGALRRLGIALNYNSYGLRVVDLHVAPDALYRALAPFADPLEFARQPLPGELWERYRADIAHAERTEPLLDTQTVAAWQLPAEKWAQRIAGPLGNRLAQAQRGRAHAVLVANGDGSLRVSLRAPLAAPEGAGTLCARFGGGGRPKAAGIDALPDGELAGFLAAFSAAYR, from the coding sequence ATGACCCACTACGACGTCTTCAACGGCGACGCCGACGGCATCTGCGCGCTGCAACAGCTGCGGCTGGCGCGCCCCCGCACGGCGACACTCGTGACGGGAGTCAAGCGCGACAACGCGCTGCTCGCCCGCGTCGACGCGGGCGCGGGCGATACGGTGACGGTGCTCGACGTCTCCTACCGCCGCAACGGCGACGACGTCGAGCGGCTGCTCGCGGCCGGCGCGCGCATCCGCTACATCGACCACCACGACCCGGGCGCGGTCGCCGAGCATCCGCGTCTCGAAACGCACATCGACACCGCGCCGCGAATGTCCACCGGGCTGATTGTCGACCGGCTGCTGGGCGGCGCGCACCATCGCTGGGCCATCGTCTCGGCGTTCGGTGACAACCACCTGCGGCTCGCGACGCGGCTCTGCGCCGACGCGGGGCTGTCGGACGACGAAACCGGGGCGCTGCGGCGGCTCGGCATCGCGCTCAACTACAACAGCTACGGCCTGCGCGTCGTCGACCTGCACGTCGCACCCGACGCGCTCTACCGCGCGCTGGCGCCGTTCGCCGACCCGCTGGAGTTCGCGCGCCAGCCGCTCCCCGGCGAGTTGTGGGAGCGCTACCGCGCTGACATCGCCCACGCCGAAAGAACCGAACCCTTGCTTGATACGCAGACCGTAGCTGCGTGGCAGCTGCCCGCCGAAAAATGGGCGCAGCGCATCGCCGGCCCGCTGGGAAACCGGCTGGCGCAGGCGCAGCGCGGCCGTGCGCACGCGGTGCTGGTCGCGAACGGCGACGGCAGCTTGCGCGTTTCGCTGCGCGCGCCGCTCGCGGCGCCGGAGGGCGCCGGCACACTCTGCGCGCGCTTCGGCGGCGGCGGGAGGCCCAAGGCGGCCGGCATCGACGCGCTGCCCGACGGGGAGCTCGCGGGATTCCTCGCGGCGTTCAGCGCCGCTTATCGCTAA
- the pfdA gene encoding prefoldin subunit alpha yields MSEDEDELKQLVDTLAQVEQQVRAWEAQLETLAAVRAEIWQARTTLDGLQEEPEGREMLVPVGYNTSLFASLGSQERVLTGLGSRVYMEAPLEQALERLQSRLDEVEKATRDYRESLAQLQQQHAQLRERAEALYAQAEAAKEVGSDFLLPGGR; encoded by the coding sequence GTGTCCGAGGACGAGGATGAGCTGAAGCAGCTCGTGGATACGCTGGCGCAGGTCGAGCAGCAGGTGCGCGCGTGGGAGGCGCAGCTCGAGACGCTCGCCGCGGTGCGCGCCGAAATCTGGCAGGCGCGCACGACGCTCGACGGCCTACAGGAGGAGCCGGAAGGGCGCGAGATGCTGGTCCCCGTCGGCTACAACACTTCGCTCTTTGCGAGCCTCGGCTCGCAGGAGCGGGTGCTGACTGGGCTCGGCTCGCGCGTCTACATGGAGGCGCCGCTCGAGCAGGCGCTCGAGCGGCTCCAGTCGCGGCTGGACGAGGTCGAGAAGGCGACACGCGACTACCGCGAGTCGCTGGCGCAGCTCCAGCAGCAGCACGCGCAGCTGCGCGAACGCGCCGAGGCACTCTATGCGCAGGCCGAGGCGGCGAAGGAGGTCGGCTCCGACTTCCTGCTCCCGGGAGGCAGGTGA
- a CDS encoding PfkB family carbohydrate kinase: protein MKLLVGGILALDDLRTPHASGEAIVGGAGIYASVAASFFTQPGLVGPAGIDFPPHTLATLRERGVALDGVPRLRERSFHWSGEYRGDMAQAITHQTRVEILAAFSWDVPAEWRQPAALLLCNNDPSIQLRLLEQVQADWVATDSMNLWIEIQRDALEQVVAQTDLLFLNDAEALAYSGAASLDAAGVALLDAGPRFVVIKRGAAGATLYHAGGDATIPAHPAAQFIDPTGAGDTFAGAACGWLAERTLDAETLVEALHHGSALASATVEGLGTTALLALSAEEAARRRAAL from the coding sequence TTGAAGCTGCTGGTTGGCGGCATCCTGGCGCTCGACGACTTGCGGACGCCGCACGCCAGCGGCGAAGCCATCGTGGGCGGCGCCGGAATCTACGCCTCGGTCGCGGCGAGCTTCTTCACGCAGCCGGGGCTGGTCGGCCCCGCCGGCATCGACTTCCCGCCGCATACGCTGGCGACGCTGCGCGAGCGCGGCGTCGCGCTCGACGGCGTGCCGCGGCTGCGCGAGCGCAGCTTCCACTGGTCGGGAGAATACCGCGGCGACATGGCGCAGGCGATTACCCACCAGACGCGTGTCGAAATCCTCGCCGCCTTCAGCTGGGACGTTCCCGCGGAGTGGCGCCAGCCAGCGGCGCTGTTGCTCTGCAACAACGACCCCTCCATCCAGTTGCGCCTCCTCGAGCAGGTGCAAGCAGACTGGGTCGCTACCGACTCGATGAACCTATGGATTGAGATTCAGCGCGACGCGCTCGAACAGGTTGTCGCGCAGACCGACCTGCTGTTCCTGAACGACGCCGAGGCGCTGGCATACAGCGGCGCCGCCTCACTCGACGCGGCGGGCGTGGCGCTGCTCGACGCGGGGCCGCGCTTCGTCGTCATCAAGCGCGGCGCGGCCGGCGCGACGCTCTACCACGCCGGCGGTGACGCGACCATCCCGGCGCACCCCGCCGCGCAGTTCATCGACCCGACCGGCGCCGGCGACACCTTCGCCGGCGCCGCGTGCGGCTGGCTGGCGGAACGCACCCTCGACGCCGAAACGCTGGTCGAGGCGCTGCACCACGGCTCGGCGCTCGCGTCAGCGACGGTCGAGGGGCTTGGCACGACCGCGCTGCTGGCGCTCTCGGCGGAGGAAGCAGCGCGGCGGCGGGCGGCGCTGTAA
- the ndk gene encoding nucleoside-diphosphate kinase: MSERTYVMLKPDAVRRGFAGRILQRFEDAGLRMAAMQRLDVSEAQSQALYAEHEGKPFYDSLLTYIHSGPVVATVWEGTGAVALARKLIGATDPAQAAPGTIRGDFGLVMDENVVHGSDSVQSAEREIPIFFPGLD; encoded by the coding sequence ATGAGCGAGCGGACCTACGTGATGCTCAAGCCGGACGCGGTGCGACGCGGCTTTGCCGGGCGCATCCTGCAACGCTTCGAGGACGCCGGCCTGCGCATGGCCGCCATGCAGCGGCTCGACGTAAGCGAGGCGCAATCGCAGGCGCTTTACGCTGAACACGAGGGCAAGCCGTTCTACGACAGCTTGCTCACCTACATCCACTCCGGGCCGGTCGTCGCGACCGTTTGGGAAGGGACCGGCGCGGTCGCGCTGGCGCGCAAGCTGATTGGCGCAACCGACCCCGCGCAGGCGGCGCCGGGGACCATCCGCGGCGATTTCGGGTTGGTTATGGACGAGAACGTAGTCCACGGCTCCGACTCGGTGCAGAGCGCGGAGCGCGAAATCCCGATTTTCTTTCCCGGGCTGGACTAG
- a CDS encoding DUF4286 family protein, producing the protein MIIYEVNLTVDPDIADEYAAWLKPHIAHILEIDGFLGAEWFERDAAADGATSRGGDKVRWTIQYRLRDRVALEAYQRDHAPTLIHEGQARFGGRFRASRRVLEPMKIFSPSRNTGSG; encoded by the coding sequence ATGATAATCTACGAAGTCAACCTCACCGTCGACCCCGACATTGCTGACGAATACGCGGCGTGGCTGAAGCCACATATTGCGCACATCCTCGAAATCGACGGCTTCCTCGGCGCCGAGTGGTTCGAGCGCGATGCGGCGGCCGATGGCGCCACATCGCGCGGTGGCGACAAAGTACGCTGGACCATCCAGTACCGGCTGCGCGACCGCGTCGCGCTCGAAGCCTATCAGCGCGACCACGCGCCGACGCTCATCCACGAAGGGCAGGCGCGCTTCGGCGGCCGCTTCCGCGCCAGCCGGCGAGTGCTGGAGCCGATGAAAATATTCAGCCCCAGCCGAAATACGGGTAGCGGATGA
- a CDS encoding 30S ribosomal protein S28e — protein MIEGVPAQVVEVLGRTGMRGEASSVKVRVLDGDDRGRIIRRNVLGPIEVGDMLLLMDSSREAKALDRKR, from the coding sequence ATGATAGAGGGCGTTCCGGCGCAGGTTGTCGAGGTGCTGGGCCGCACCGGCATGCGTGGCGAGGCGAGTTCCGTCAAGGTGCGCGTGCTCGACGGCGATGACCGCGGCCGCATTATCCGGCGCAACGTGCTGGGACCGATCGAGGTCGGTGACATGCTGCTGCTGATGGACTCATCGCGAGAAGCGAAGGCGCTGGACCGCAAGAGGTAA
- a CDS encoding geranylgeranyl reductase family protein, producing the protein MSDYDVVVCGGGPSGTTTAFYAARAGLRVALVDRAKFPRDKACGGLLTPRVLSELPELAPFIEPVIECASHDVRLYSPSLKYRIDFDFGPYTPWNIRREIFDNALLEAAREAGAEVFTGTRASSFDFNGGVTVATPQGDLSAQVVVGAMGANDALAQRVREARGVAPWHDGEIGTALMWEPEVGRDFMEHAFGDKRSLLVHFRPAGIEGYGWVFPKDTILNIGFGGYNRTIKSINVREIWKDYLELLRNDGYFPAGDPDPPVKGAPLPLGGPLRATTAERTLIVGDSAGMVSPLSGEGIYYGMHAGKLAVETIQQALASGDFSQRALDSYHRAWQHAFGQELRDLSFFAKLALKFPERMVYYGTRDPKMCEIFADLFLGVTPGGLGKRKPVARALRNVIRYPYFGWG; encoded by the coding sequence ATGAGCGACTACGACGTCGTCGTCTGTGGCGGCGGGCCGAGCGGGACGACGACCGCCTTCTACGCCGCGCGAGCGGGGCTGCGCGTCGCGCTGGTCGACCGCGCGAAGTTCCCGCGCGACAAGGCGTGCGGCGGACTGCTGACGCCGCGTGTGCTCAGCGAGCTGCCAGAACTGGCGCCGTTCATCGAGCCGGTTATCGAGTGCGCTTCACACGACGTGCGACTCTATTCGCCGTCGCTGAAATACCGCATCGACTTCGACTTCGGCCCGTACACGCCGTGGAATATCCGGCGCGAAATCTTCGACAACGCGCTGCTCGAGGCGGCGCGCGAAGCCGGCGCGGAGGTGTTCACCGGAACCCGCGCCAGCAGCTTCGACTTCAACGGCGGCGTCACCGTCGCGACCCCGCAAGGCGACCTGAGTGCGCAGGTAGTGGTCGGCGCGATGGGGGCCAACGACGCACTGGCACAGCGCGTGCGCGAGGCGCGCGGGGTGGCGCCGTGGCACGACGGGGAAATCGGGACCGCGCTGATGTGGGAGCCCGAGGTGGGTCGCGACTTCATGGAGCACGCCTTCGGCGACAAGCGGTCGCTGCTGGTCCACTTCCGGCCGGCCGGCATCGAGGGCTACGGCTGGGTCTTCCCCAAGGACACCATCCTGAACATCGGCTTTGGCGGCTACAACCGCACCATCAAATCCATCAACGTGCGCGAAATCTGGAAGGACTACCTTGAGCTGCTGCGCAACGACGGCTACTTCCCCGCAGGCGACCCGGACCCGCCGGTGAAGGGCGCGCCGCTGCCGCTTGGCGGTCCACTGCGCGCGACAACCGCCGAGCGGACGCTGATTGTCGGCGACTCGGCCGGGATGGTCTCGCCGCTCTCGGGCGAAGGCATCTACTACGGCATGCACGCCGGCAAGCTGGCGGTCGAGACCATCCAGCAGGCGCTCGCGAGCGGTGACTTCTCGCAGCGGGCGCTCGACAGCTACCACCGCGCGTGGCAGCACGCTTTCGGGCAGGAGCTGCGCGACCTGTCGTTCTTCGCCAAACTGGCGCTGAAGTTCCCCGAACGGATGGTCTACTACGGCACCCGCGACCCGAAGATGTGCGAAATCTTCGCCGACCTGTTTCTCGGCGTGACCCCCGGCGGACTCGGCAAGCGCAAGCCGGTCGCCCGCGCCCTGCGCAACGTCATCCGCTACCCGTATTTCGGCTGGGGCTGA
- the ftsY gene encoding signal recognition particle-docking protein FtsY — protein sequence MFKSLRDRFRRAGKQAEAEIEPQLDLSYEAYRPEEREKGAVVQEKHLENVMWELELALLESDVAMEAVEALKAKLRERLVGLRVASRGEIAPTIEKALKASLVELLSLESFDPQRLLARADGPLVIAFVGVNGTGKTTTIARLAHWLQAQGRSVVLAAADTFRAGAIEQLEIHANKLGCKFIAHQAGGDPAAVAFDAVAHARAKHRDVVLIDTAGRMQTNTNLMDEMAKIQRVAKPDMVMFVGDALAGNDAVEQARKFHATVGIDAVILTKLDVDAKGGAALSIASAIGRPIAFVGIGQDYEDLMPFDAAWIVERIFAA from the coding sequence ATGTTCAAGTCGCTGCGCGACCGCTTCCGGCGCGCTGGCAAGCAGGCGGAAGCCGAAATCGAGCCGCAGCTCGATTTGAGCTACGAAGCGTATCGCCCCGAGGAGCGCGAGAAGGGCGCCGTGGTGCAGGAAAAGCATCTCGAGAACGTGATGTGGGAGCTGGAGCTAGCACTGCTCGAGAGCGACGTCGCGATGGAGGCGGTCGAGGCGCTGAAGGCGAAGCTACGCGAGCGACTGGTCGGCCTGCGCGTCGCCTCGCGGGGCGAAATCGCGCCGACCATCGAGAAGGCGCTCAAGGCGAGCCTCGTCGAGCTGCTCTCGCTCGAGAGCTTCGACCCGCAGCGGCTGCTCGCCCGCGCCGACGGACCGCTGGTAATCGCCTTTGTCGGAGTGAACGGCACCGGCAAGACCACCACCATCGCGCGGCTGGCGCACTGGCTGCAGGCGCAGGGGCGCAGCGTCGTCCTCGCGGCGGCCGACACGTTCCGCGCCGGCGCTATCGAACAGCTGGAGATTCACGCCAACAAGCTGGGATGCAAGTTCATCGCGCACCAGGCGGGCGGCGACCCGGCGGCGGTCGCGTTCGACGCAGTCGCGCACGCCAGGGCGAAGCACCGCGACGTGGTGCTGATTGATACTGCCGGCCGGATGCAGACCAATACCAACCTGATGGACGAGATGGCCAAGATACAGCGCGTCGCGAAGCCCGATATGGTCATGTTCGTCGGCGATGCGCTCGCCGGCAACGACGCGGTCGAGCAGGCGCGCAAGTTCCACGCCACGGTCGGCATCGACGCGGTCATCCTGACCAAGTTGGACGTCGATGCCAAGGGGGGCGCCGCGCTCTCGATTGCGAGCGCCATCGGTCGCCCCATCGCGTTCGTCGGCATCGGGCAGGACTACGAAGATTTGATGCCGTTCGACGCGGCGTGGATTGTCGAGCGCATATTCGCCGCATGA
- the cutA gene encoding divalent-cation tolerance protein CutA, translating into MALTVYTTAPDEETAEKLARGALEAGLAACVNFWPVRTMYRWEGELRDDAEQLLLLKCGREKWEQLEQFIKENHPYSLPAIVALPWEAAHAPFRDWVEGA; encoded by the coding sequence GTGGCGCTCACCGTCTACACCACTGCTCCCGACGAGGAGACCGCCGAAAAGCTGGCGCGCGGTGCACTCGAGGCGGGCCTTGCGGCGTGCGTCAATTTCTGGCCGGTGCGGACGATGTATCGCTGGGAGGGCGAGCTGCGCGACGACGCTGAGCAGTTGCTGCTGCTAAAGTGCGGGCGCGAGAAATGGGAGCAGCTGGAGCAGTTCATCAAGGAAAACCACCCCTATTCGCTGCCCGCCATCGTCGCGCTGCCGTGGGAAGCAGCGCACGCGCCGTTCCGCGACTGGGTCGAGGGGGCATGA
- a CDS encoding adenine phosphoribosyltransferase has product MAELELLRASLAESLIVSKGEYQYFVHPLSDGVPLVEAAILDEAAAALAARVPPESEILVTAEAIGLPLAAAVTLRTGLPYTTLRKRAYGLPGERVVTQKTGYGGAELHLNAPVEGRHVTIVDDVLSTGGTLRAMCSALTAAGALIDRVLIVFSKVDPVELSAELGVEIEILLQVHVEGAKVVID; this is encoded by the coding sequence ATGGCCGAACTCGAGCTGTTGCGCGCCTCGCTGGCGGAGTCGCTGATTGTCTCCAAGGGCGAGTACCAGTACTTCGTGCATCCGCTCTCCGACGGGGTGCCGCTGGTCGAGGCCGCCATCCTGGATGAGGCGGCGGCGGCACTCGCCGCGCGAGTGCCGCCGGAGAGCGAAATCCTCGTCACCGCCGAGGCGATCGGGCTGCCGCTGGCGGCCGCCGTGACGCTGCGCACCGGGCTGCCCTACACGACGCTGCGCAAGCGCGCCTACGGCCTGCCGGGAGAGCGGGTCGTGACGCAGAAGACCGGCTACGGCGGCGCCGAACTTCACCTGAATGCGCCAGTCGAGGGGCGGCACGTCACCATCGTCGACGACGTACTCTCGACCGGGGGGACATTGCGCGCGATGTGCAGCGCACTCACCGCAGCGGGAGCGCTGATTGACCGGGTGCTGATTGTCTTCAGCAAGGTTGACCCGGTCGAGCTTTCGGCCGAACTGGGAGTGGAAATTGAAATCCTGCTTCAGGTGCACGTCGAGGGCGCGAAGGTGGTCATCGATTGA
- a CDS encoding glycosyltransferase family 4 protein gives MARLALVSDDLHFLQHLLPAWEQQFDLRVLNPPKPPPRIRGPRDLLAGLRNRRLRSRELPPLAEWADVVFCEWATHYLEWLSHHPGRAKLATRMHRYELERHASRVNWDNVALVLFVSEAMERAFRTAVPDYGGQTAVVYENIDFAKFSPRERGATHRLGMLGQVIPRKGVREAVEFFAAVAEELPALSLSIAGGTPDARYRQRVEQAIAAAGLEGRVTLEGFVPDLQAWYHSLDLIVSNSRAEGLQTSLVEGVASGCRALSRGWAGAEEVVPPDGVFSSATEFRQRLVEHYARGEKTRTRQATGEREALLERLSARPRMAELLAALAP, from the coding sequence ATGGCGCGGCTGGCGCTGGTCTCCGACGACCTCCACTTCCTGCAGCACCTGCTCCCCGCATGGGAACAGCAATTCGACCTGCGCGTCCTCAACCCGCCCAAGCCGCCGCCGCGCATCCGTGGCCCGCGCGACCTGCTGGCGGGGCTGCGCAACCGCCGGTTGCGCAGCCGCGAACTGCCGCCGCTGGCCGAGTGGGCTGACGTCGTCTTCTGCGAGTGGGCCACCCACTACCTCGAGTGGCTGAGCCACCACCCCGGACGCGCGAAGCTGGCGACGCGCATGCACCGCTACGAGCTCGAGCGGCACGCCAGCCGCGTCAACTGGGACAACGTTGCGCTGGTGCTTTTCGTCAGCGAGGCGATGGAGCGCGCCTTCCGCACCGCAGTCCCCGACTACGGCGGGCAGACCGCGGTCGTTTACGAAAATATCGACTTCGCGAAATTCAGCCCCCGCGAACGCGGCGCGACCCACCGGCTGGGGATGCTGGGGCAGGTCATCCCGCGCAAGGGCGTCCGCGAAGCGGTCGAATTCTTTGCAGCGGTTGCCGAAGAGCTGCCGGCGCTGAGCCTCTCGATTGCAGGCGGGACGCCCGACGCGCGCTACCGGCAGCGCGTCGAGCAGGCCATCGCGGCGGCCGGTCTCGAAGGGCGAGTGACGCTGGAGGGATTCGTCCCCGACCTCCAGGCGTGGTACCATTCGCTCGACCTCATCGTCTCCAACTCGCGGGCCGAGGGGCTACAGACCTCGCTGGTCGAAGGAGTCGCCAGCGGCTGTCGCGCGCTGAGCCGCGGCTGGGCTGGCGCGGAGGAAGTGGTGCCGCCCGACGGGGTCTTCAGCTCCGCAACAGAGTTTCGCCAGCGACTTGTCGAACACTACGCGCGCGGCGAGAAGACGCGCACCCGCCAGGCGACCGGAGAGCGCGAGGCGCTGCTGGAGCGGCTCAGCGCACGGCCACGCATGGCAGAGCTGCTCGCGGCGCTAGCGCCTTAG